atatatatatatatatatatatatatatatataaacacgtATAATCTAAACGGATCGGGTCGACCCGAttcgacccattatgttaaacggatttcacgggtcgtgttgggtgacccgtgaaattatcgtgttcgtgtcgtgtctggaactccgacccgttaacataaacggatCATATTTAAGTCTAAATTAAACGGATCACGAATCTTAACAGGTCATAAACAGATTGTGTTGGATGACCAGTTTTACCATAGTAATAGTGAAGCAGACAATTATTTACTGAATCTGGCTTAATAGTGGAGCCTTTTGGAAGAACTCAAAAAGTTAacaatattttatgtttaagtCATTTCTGACGGTGATTCGATCACATGGCCGAATCAAAATAGATCGAAGCTAGCTAGTCAattgaaaagataaaagagtACATCAAATTCAAGGAAACTTTTGAAGTTTCAAACTTTTCATATCTAATCCTAAACAaataaaaggtttttttttttctttttttttctttttgtaaagaaTAATACAAAAGAAGTCTATATAATAATATGATATTGCGTTTTTTTCAAGTCAAATACATGGAATATGAGTCATTTGTATTGACAATAAAGCAGACAGATGATTAAAAAGGTATAAAAATATAGTAAATGTTAACTACAAGTTAAgatttttttgaattcttttacGTAACCCATCGTAAATctaaaagggaaagaaggaatGAAGAGTTCAAGACTAGTATTAAATTACATAACTAAGTTGTTtgtgaatatatttttcttaaattatgaTTAGATATAGTAAGAGAACATATGAGATTGTATGATCTGATTTAATCAATTCTTCCATACCTTTTTCTATTCTCCCTACATTTCTTTAAATAGAGAtcatttatattataaattcattaagagaaataaaagcataatgtaaTCTTTTGGGCTTATCCTGTGACCGTAAGTCAtaaaccgaaccacgtaaaatctcttgtctctatgtttttttatttccgCTATagcttttattttctattagaCATTTAACATGATGCTTTTCTTCATAatatcagagctataggctaacacCAGTTTTCGACAAtgtgaaatttcaatttttatgttctttcttttctttttttctcctatcgtattgtttctatttttgcctgatatcagATAACAAAAAGACCAATGAGAATCATCTAGGTTGTTATTGGTTGAGTCGTCTAGCTAGTGTCCATCGCTACTGTGCATCAGAATGCTTTAAATtgttttcttgttctttgtttCAAACACTGGTCTGAGTATGGTTATCGGAtttgttcttttaaaaaaaaaaaaaaaaaaaaaaaagcaagcaagaagacaaagaaaaatCATCTAGTTCTTTGTGCGTCACCTTTGGTTGGTTCCTAgcttatatatattactttcttTTGTCTTTGTTGGAACCCAAGGAGTTGGATCTTGTTCTTCTTGGCCAATCTGCGCAAGTTATTTCATTGCAGAGTTTCGGCCAATCTAAGGCTTGCAGTTGCATTCCTTCTTTTGTTTACAATGAAAATTTACTTTCGAAGAGGAAAGCCCTTTGGAGTTATTTTTTTgcctcttttccttctcttacGGGTGATAATCCTTGGTCGGTGATTAGTTTCTATTTGGCATTTGTTGGTTTTATTGGTTATATTATGCTAGACAAAAACACTGTCATACGAGGACACTGCTTGAATAGGAATACCATAATTCAGAAGGAATTTTTAGATATTACAAATTATATTCTCCAACATGAAAATAGCTTAATATGGCAAGATATACATCAAATATCTCAAGAAAGACAATTTCCTGAGAAAAGGAAAGTTCTGACACATGTCGAACTACCTCCAAGGCAATGAGCATGGTTCGCCCATCCCCTCTAGCTGGCTTACGGGTGGCTGAATTACCCGACCTATGGTCATTTGGTGGTGGTTCGTCCGGTACCCAAAATGTAATACCCTCATCATTAATTATgattaattaagctttaaacGGGTTAATTGGTTTGTTAAGAATCGTTAGGATTTGTTGGAAGTGAGAATGTTGGCTTTAATTTGTTCGTGGCTGAACGTGTCAGATCAACCTTCATCACTTCTCGTGAAAGTCCAATTAAACTTCCGAGAGATAATGTTAAAAACATAGATTAAGTAAACAGATGCATTCAATGTCTAATATTTAAACAAACGCCCACATGCATGCTCTAACACGCGTGGTCCAGAAAACACGTCAGTAACAGTGTAACACACATTATTGAGCTTTTTTCATTATCTATTGAACCGgttgtaattattatttctttaatacaaaataaaataaaataaaataaaataataaaataaaatctgctTTTGTTGTATCTTTGTCTTTTATTAACATTATATGCGAACTCAGATACTTacttaatataaaattagcaTGTGATTTGATTCATTTAACTAAGAGTATCGAGTTTAGGTTGAATTATACTCTTGATACGATAGGTTAAATCTGACACGCGATATTTatgtctaacaattttttatatgatccgtaaaattaatatgaattcaAAACGAAATTAACGGATTAAGGTTAACAAtcgacccgtttaattaaattgattgaattaaaattaacatatataatattatatttctattttaacACGATTCAAACTCAACATGTCAACATCAATTGCTacgtgtaaaaaaataaaataaaaaataaaaataaaaataaaaagtagaagCTTAGTGATGTTAGACAGTTTGGCCATTAAAGGCCTGGAAAGACCGAGCTCTCTCTTAAAAAGTTCAATTTTGCTTCCCAGTTTGTGTGAGCGtggtgagagagagatcagGGAGAGAGATGGGTTCCATTTCGCAAGACATTAGAGGTCATGTTGTTTGCGTTCCATATCCACTTCAGGGTCACATAAACCCGATGCTCAAGCTGGCCAAAATCCTCCACCATAGAGGCTTTCACGTAACTTTTGTCCACACCCATTACAACCACACACGCTTACTCAGGTCTAGAGGCCCCAACTCTCTTGACGGCTTGCCGAACTTCCGGTTTGAAACCATCCCGGACGGCCTCCCACCTTTGGATGCCGATGTCAGCCAAGACGTCCCTGCTCTCTGCGATTCCACCTCAAAGAATTGCCTCGTCCCACTTCGCAACCTTCTCTCCAAACTCAACAACCCTAATTGCTCTCCCAACGTGCCGCCTGTGACGTGTATCATCTCTGATGGCTGCATGTCCTTCACTCTTGAAGCTACTGAAGAATTTGGAATTCCAAATGTTCTTTTCTGGACACCAAGCGCCTGCGGCGTCTTGGGCTATATGCATTATCGCCATCTTGTTGAACGAGGTTTAACACCACTCAAAGGTACGTACTTccgttcattttttattttttcaataaaatcgtcggttttcaaaatttttgaatcAGATCTTTGTTAGATTCTTTTTCGTATTGATTTCTAACAGAAATATGGTGTGAAATCtcgatttttatatatatattttttaaaaaattaaaattaaaataaaattcaaaaggccTATGAAGGATTTACTCACCTCAAGGAGTTTGGGGTGGACAACGGTGATGAAAACTTGGCAAGTGGTTGTACTACCACCCACCAAACTTCCAAAACGGGATAACCCCACTTCATCGTGCATTTTTTGGATTCTTTTgccttcgttttttttttttttttcttataaatgtTTAAAGGGTGTaattaaaatttcatattttctactaacaaattgaaaaaaaaaaaaaaaaacaaaacaaaacaaaacaaaacaaaagggaagaaagaaagaaatttacGGAGCATctaattgaaaaaatttcaaaacgcCAATATcacttttatataaaaaattacaaaccaaAAGTAACGACTTGCATGCATTTATTACACCCTCATCTCACCCCATTTTAGTGGGTTGATATGGTAGCCGATCTGCAAAATAAAATGGAAGTGAAAGTGTAATATATACCATTATTCTAAACAATAATACGTGAACATGTTTTTTTCTACCCAATACGGAAGAGAATGGATATGGAGAGAAATAACACTAGAGCAGAaacattattatttatgaaGTTATATGCTTAGTGTTTAATTAATCGCTTAATTTTGGAGTAATTAAGCTAGCCATTCACAACCCCTGAAATCGCAGATGCAAGCTATCTAACAAACGGGTATTTAGAAACCGCAATCGATTGGATTCCTGGGATGAGACACATCCGTCTGAAGGATCTTCCAAGCTTCATTAGAACAACGGATGAGAACGACATCGTGGTCAACTTCCTCATCCGTGAAACAGAGAGATCATCAAGAGCTTCAGCTGTCATTTTGAACACGTTCGACCCCTTTGAACAGGATGTTTTGGATGCTATCTCGTCTTTGCTTCCTCGCATATACACTATCGGTCCACTTATGTTGCTTGCCGATCAGATCAAAGATGAAAGACTGAAATCAATAGGCTGCAATCTATGGAAAGAACCGCCGGGGTCGGTGGAGTGGCTAAATTCAAAAGAACCCAACTCCGTAGTGTACGTAAATTTTGGGAGCATCACTGTCATGACGCCCCAACAACTCATTGAGTTTGCTTGGGGACTTGCCAACAGTGAGAAGCCCTTCTTGTGGATTATAAGGCCTGATCTTGTGATAGGCGATTCAGCTGTTCTTCCTTCTGAGTTTATTATCAAAACTGAAGATAGAGGCATGTTAGCAAGTTGGTGTCCTCAAGAAGAAGTCCTGAAGCATCCGTCGATTGGAGGGTTTTTAACGCATAGTGGGTGGAATTCAACGCTCGAAACCGTGTCTGGTGGAGTGCCAATTATCTCTTGGCCTTTCTTTGCCGAGCAACAGACAAACTGCCGGTATTCTTGCATTGAATGGGGCATTGGGATGGAGATAGATAATGATGTTAAGAGAGATGATGTTGAGAAGCTTGTGAGGGAGTTAATGGAGGGTGATAAGGGTAAAGAAATGAAGAGGAAGGTAATGGAGTGGAAGACAATGGCAGAAGAAGCTGTCAAGCCTGGTGGTTCTTCTTATCTGAACTTGGACAAGTTGATTGCCGATGTTCTCCTAGCCAGAAATGTTTAAACCGAATTTAATTAAGGTGCTTTTTAACGGTCAAGCAGATTCGAATCTTGTccgtttaaaaaattaaaactcatttgctgtaattttatttttttttacaaacgcACTTGctgtatatttttattattattattatattgtgtTTTGCAAACACCTAATCCAAATTCGTTTAAACCAAATGAGGAAGCAAATTGACTGTCTTGATCTTATCTGCTCTTCCTTTGTTATAGGTGGATCGATCATTCTACATATTTGTAAACTTCCATATATTTCCACCCAATCACTccatttgtgtgatttgattaaactaATATTCTACTCTACATTAGCATTACTGTACTTTAATTTAGACAGCAATttggttatttgtaatatttttcaagtCATGCTTTTGATCAAGGTAGCCAACAGTATTTATCGCTTTTACAAAGAGATCAGAAGTTGGCCAAGAGTACGTAACTACGTATTTTTCTATGCATACGCAATAGGATCTTCATGAAATGGAGAATTAATCTATtttatggtcagaatttaaaatttgtgtatCTAGCAGTATacataattttaatttctttaaattttctaatagatattgacttcatatataCTCTTAAATTcaccaactttaaattttgactataaaatGAATACTTCATAAAAGATTCAACTTATGTACCGTAGTTAAAATTATAGAACATCTCCGATAAAAACAAGTAAGGGTtcaaaattaactaaaaaaaaataactaaccaAACTAtgtcattttatttgaaaacttCTTAACCAAACGTTTGTGACTTGACGTCGTCCAACTCTGTTTGATATCTCCTCTGACCTTGTTCTCCTAAGCTTCTCCTCCGCATGAGTATTTGTGATGATCCAGCTCTTTCGATGGCGATGGCGATGGCGATCCCTCCGGCAATCGTTAGGATTTGATTTGATTAGTCTTTGTGTGGGTCTCAATATCTTTTATTGGTCTTcatttcactacaaaacaaaaggcTCCAAGATACATATAGGGACTCATATTCAAGGTATTATTACAATTAACTTAATTAAATTATAGTTATGTATTGTAGatagtaattataatttaagttaAATAGTAGGGGAAACTAGGGCCGGCAATTTTGACACAATCCGACAACTCGac
The sequence above is drawn from the Alnus glutinosa chromosome 11, dhAlnGlut1.1, whole genome shotgun sequence genome and encodes:
- the LOC133880839 gene encoding 7-deoxyloganetin glucosyltransferase-like; its protein translation is MGSISQDIRGHVVCVPYPLQGHINPMLKLAKILHHRGFHVTFVHTHYNHTRLLRSRGPNSLDGLPNFRFETIPDGLPPLDADVSQDVPALCDSTSKNCLVPLRNLLSKLNNPNCSPNVPPVTCIISDGCMSFTLEATEEFGIPNVLFWTPSACGVLGYMHYRHLVERGLTPLKDASYLTNGYLETAIDWIPGMRHIRLKDLPSFIRTTDENDIVVNFLIRETERSSRASAVILNTFDPFEQDVLDAISSLLPRIYTIGPLMLLADQIKDERLKSIGCNLWKEPPGSVEWLNSKEPNSVVYVNFGSITVMTPQQLIEFAWGLANSEKPFLWIIRPDLVIGDSAVLPSEFIIKTEDRGMLASWCPQEEVLKHPSIGGFLTHSGWNSTLETVSGGVPIISWPFFAEQQTNCRYSCIEWGIGMEIDNDVKRDDVEKLVRELMEGDKGKEMKRKVMEWKTMAEEAVKPGGSSYLNLDKLIADVLLARNV